A window of the Cannabis sativa cultivar Pink pepper isolate KNU-18-1 chromosome X, ASM2916894v1, whole genome shotgun sequence genome harbors these coding sequences:
- the LOC133031928 gene encoding probable choline kinase 2 isoform X2, translating to MGIKANGFVKGCLSEELKKLIRSVAFSNYGDVLDDTDLLQIVPLKGAMTNEVFQITWPTTHIDCSRKVLVRVYGEGVDVFFNREDEIRTFEYISKHGQGPRLLGRFSGGRIEEFIHARTLSAADLRDPEISALIASKLKEFHSIEMPNSKNVHLWNTLRKWLPTAKSLCTEEDTKEFCLNNLEEEIDMLEKELYNDSQEIGFCHNDLQYGNIMMDEETRLITIIDYEYSSYNPVAYDIANHFCEMVANYHSDTPHVLDYSKYPAGVFLIPMA from the exons ATGGGTATAAAGGCAAATGGGTTTGTGAAAGGTTGTCTATCTGAGGAATTGAAGAAGCTAATTCGATCTGTGGCTTTTTCCAACTATGGTGATGTTCTTGATGATACAGATTTATTGCAGATCGTTCCTTTGAAAGGGGCTATGACTAATGAGGTTTTTCAGATAACTTGGCCAACAACACATATAGATTGTTCTAGGAAAGTATTGGTCAGAGTTTATGGTGAAGGAGTTGATGTTTTCTTCAATAGGGAAGATGAAATCCGTACCTTTGAATACATTTCCAAACACGGTCAAGGACCTCGTCTTCTTGGGAGATTCTCAGGTGGAAGGATAGAGGAGTTTATTCATGCCAGA ACTCTTTCAGCTGCTGACCTTCGTGACCCCGAAATATCTGCACTTATAGCATCTAAACTGAAAGAGTTTCACAGTATAGAGATGCCAAATTCAAAGAATGTGCATCTTTGGAACACATTGAG GAAATGGCTTCCTACAGCAAAGAGTTTGTGTACCGAAGAAGACACTAAAGAATTCTGCTTGAATAATCTGGAGGAGGAAATCGATATGCTCGAGAAAGAATTGTATAATGATTCTCAAGAAATTGGGTTTTGTCACAATGATTTGCAGTATGGCAACATAATGATGGATGAAGAAACGAGATTAATCACCATTATC GATTACGAGTACTCAAGTTACAATCCCGTCGCTTATGACATTGCAAATCATTTCTGTGAAATGGTAGCAAATTACCATTCAGATACACCTCATGTTTTGGATTATAGCAAGTATCCAG CTGGGGTTTTCTTAATTCCAATGGCATAG
- the LOC133031928 gene encoding probable choline kinase 2 isoform X1, which translates to MGIKANGFVKGCLSEELKKLIRSVAFSNYGDVLDDTDLLQIVPLKGAMTNEVFQITWPTTHIDCSRKVLVRVYGEGVDVFFNREDEIRTFEYISKHGQGPRLLGRFSGGRIEEFIHARTLSAADLRDPEISALIASKLKEFHSIEMPNSKNVHLWNTLRKWLPTAKSLCTEEDTKEFCLNNLEEEIDMLEKELYNDSQEIGFCHNDLQYGNIMMDEETRLITIIDYEYSSYNPVAYDIANHFCEMVANYHSDTPHVLDYSKYPDLEERQRFVRMYLSSAGYEPSDTEVEQLINDVEKYTLANHIFWCLWGIISNYVNVIDFDYMEYARQRFRQYRLRKQELLGSSGVSP; encoded by the exons ATGGGTATAAAGGCAAATGGGTTTGTGAAAGGTTGTCTATCTGAGGAATTGAAGAAGCTAATTCGATCTGTGGCTTTTTCCAACTATGGTGATGTTCTTGATGATACAGATTTATTGCAGATCGTTCCTTTGAAAGGGGCTATGACTAATGAGGTTTTTCAGATAACTTGGCCAACAACACATATAGATTGTTCTAGGAAAGTATTGGTCAGAGTTTATGGTGAAGGAGTTGATGTTTTCTTCAATAGGGAAGATGAAATCCGTACCTTTGAATACATTTCCAAACACGGTCAAGGACCTCGTCTTCTTGGGAGATTCTCAGGTGGAAGGATAGAGGAGTTTATTCATGCCAGA ACTCTTTCAGCTGCTGACCTTCGTGACCCCGAAATATCTGCACTTATAGCATCTAAACTGAAAGAGTTTCACAGTATAGAGATGCCAAATTCAAAGAATGTGCATCTTTGGAACACATTGAG GAAATGGCTTCCTACAGCAAAGAGTTTGTGTACCGAAGAAGACACTAAAGAATTCTGCTTGAATAATCTGGAGGAGGAAATCGATATGCTCGAGAAAGAATTGTATAATGATTCTCAAGAAATTGGGTTTTGTCACAATGATTTGCAGTATGGCAACATAATGATGGATGAAGAAACGAGATTAATCACCATTATC GATTACGAGTACTCAAGTTACAATCCCGTCGCTTATGACATTGCAAATCATTTCTGTGAAATGGTAGCAAATTACCATTCAGATACACCTCATGTTTTGGATTATAGCAAGTATCCAG ATCTGGAAGAGCGCCAAAGATTTGTCCGGATGTATCTGAGCTCTGCAG GCTATGAACCTAGTGACACTGAAGTAGAACAGCTAATCAATGATGTGGAGAAATACACTTTAGCAAACCATATCTTTTGGTGCTTGTGGGGAATCATTTCA AATTATGTGAATGTAATTGACTTTGACTACATGGAGTATGCAAGACAGAGGTTTCGACAGTATCGGTTGAGGAAGCAAGAATTGCTGGGCTCGTCGGGTGTTTCTCCTTAA
- the LOC133031929 gene encoding uncharacterized protein LOC133031929 has protein sequence MFLLKTWRSTAFGLYGYLNFTKSGFIEHSKNFKAEDIQIRIDGKNCIVTGANSGIGFATAQGLASRGATVYLVCRNKERGEAALSHIKSSTGNKNVHLEVCDLSSISDIKSFASRFALKNEPLHVLVNNAGVLENNRVITSEGHEMNFAVNVLGTYAMTELLLPSLEKAVPDARVITVASGGMYTAPLTKDLQFSDGNFNGVEQYARNKRVQVALTEKWAEMYKNKEIGFYSMHPGWAETPGVTKSLPDFSKSFSGKLRTSEEGADTVIWLALQPKEKLVSGTFYFDRAEATKHLMFAATKGSHALIDSIVEDLRSMSGISS, from the exons ATGTTCCTTCTCAAA ACATGGAGATCAACCGCATTTGGGTTATATGGGTATCTCAACTTCACCAAATCTGGTTTCAT TGAACATTCAAAGAATTTCAAGGCAGAGGACATCCAAATTAGAATAGATGGCAAAAACTGCATAGTTACAGGAGCTAATTCTGGGATTGGTTTTGCCACTGCACAAGGCCTTGCTTCACG TGGGGCAACTGTGTATTTGGTTTGTCGAAATAAAGAGAGGGGGGAAGCTGCTTTATCTCACATTAAGTCTTCAACAGGAAACAAAAATGTTCATTTAGAG GTTTGTGATCTTTCCTCTATTAGTGATATCAAGTCATTTGCATCAAGATTTGCTTTGAAGAATGAACCACTTCATGTATTG GTCAACAATGCTGGTGTGCTTGAAAATAACCGAGTTATTACCTCAGAAGG GCACGAGATGAACTTTGCCGTGAATGTATTAGGTACTTATGCCATGACTGAACTGCTGCTGCCATCTCTAGAGAAAGCGGTTCCTGATGCACGGGTTATTACTGTTGCTTCTGGTGGAATGTACACTGCACCTTTGACAAAAGATCTACAA TTTAGTGATGGAAACTTTAATGGCGTGGAGCAGTATGCTCGAAACAAGCGTGTTCAG GTAGCATTAACAGAGAAATGGGCTGAAATGTACAAAAACAAAGAGATTGGATTCTACTCAATGCATCCGGGGTGGGCAGAAACACCAGGAGTTACCAAGAGCTTACCCGACTTCTCAAAATC ATTTTCAGGAAAGCTTAGAACAAGCGAGGAAGGTGCAGACACAGTGATCTGGTTGGCTCTACAACCGAAAGAGAAGTTGGTTTCGGGCACATTTTATTTCGACAGAGCTGAAGCTACTAAACACTTGATGTTTGCAGCTACCAAGGGCTCTCATGCTTTAATCGACTCCATTGTTGAGGATTTACGTTCCATGTCTGGAATTTCTTCATAA